In Epinephelus fuscoguttatus linkage group LG15, E.fuscoguttatus.final_Chr_v1, a genomic segment contains:
- the LOC125902240 gene encoding macrophage mannose receptor 1-like, protein MDKVFSLRHLKRISTMKIACTTFVLLILTLQCLALDDSPFKLTNKDTGFCLVKRHDFCYDIRWTTGDRLLVHWLNKCLGVQGKTVGSEVSLYDCDEKSDLQKWECKNGTVLALKDQKLYIELTADNTAVLSKTIGPNNHLTIPGTSSGACTRTYRELYTIGGNANGRVCMFPFLYKDQWYTECTVYDSSGNQPWCAVQTKFENQLWGFCPTNTRENWHKHITTGAYYQLNTQAALTWAQADASCKQQVASLLSITDPHEQAYITALLGTGGNKLWTGLSKNQEHGWHWSSGKPYRYLNWDSGNPLPSPGHNCAIVDSEVQYSWQSSTCEKKRGYICYSEGTVTTPTQATETGFCSSPWIPYNGHCFHLHRDQQTWSNAQKACRKEEGDLVSIHNVEDQSFVISQLGYASTDELWIGLNDRKTERLFDWSDHSTVSFTSWESGKPAIFTENEDCVLIRGENGNWADRACNEKHGFICMKTSASEPPGDEVDLNIGCKTGWKKHGSYCYFVGTQTKTFDEAKDDCKASDSYLADVSNGVDNAFLVSLVGMRPEKYFWLGLSNQRHIDYFSWTNTESVRFTHWNTGMPGQQQGCVAMTTGVFAGLWDVLPCTNKEKYICKHLAEGTVATHVPATVPPPKCADGWNQIPTRNFCYKLFPESSSDWKTWYEARDYCNAIGGDLLSIHSRFELMVGNRYDGNAWIGLNAPDPATGYVWSDRSPVNFQHWKEGEPNNKNNVEACAEFSLYEQTWSGSWNDVQCEKYNKWLCQIRAGATPKPPPEPVTPDHNMTADGWLELNGTQYYINSKGMAMEDARQFCKQKHGDLVSIGSESESVFLWKQISRTYSTYWIGLKVDLNGAFAWMDGSQMVYQRWDEGQPDFKNYDEQCVAMHYHNGFWHDYNCGHEHMSICKRSSGSPTTNATVAPTEAPEGGCPPNWKKMKSKCYSLITNQKLTWDAARKQCKTMGGNLASIPSRHVAVFLTTQMVETPTTDLWIGFRSSGSTGFYWTDGQPRRYVNLDFKRRYSLDSFWGRLWNYRDYERYFELLRRQRELKCAVINTNPAHGIGTWIPKSCNDTNGFVCRRNVDSSLPDSPEPTTSFDYVKILNDSIKVVSQKMNWDGAMKHCEGDGAKLASLRNKWTQTYVELLALTLKAPLWIGLNKAKTNGYFRYIDGWHMSISQWGENEPSRNRSCVYVDVDGKWKTSDCMQTMNSVCMKSTDVPPTDITDFPGICPEDPDETNIDRIYTWLPFKGYCYIFFTEEKNWPDAAVSCSRHGGLLASIEDPSEQEFIKNNANIFKDSYRNFWIGLFKTLKGEWLWLDRTVMDYTNWAEEEPGFLSHGDLSALDGTWGTGSEHYRRPYICKTPKVLPPTQLPSPPGPKHHQRGHIALAAVLVVMGLAMGVIVAFFICKKFNHRVPIPDMLTTFDNPLFFNNEQPPPDVADTSILVENAEEDNSDLVVIESDRTQALSRAHG, encoded by the exons ATGGATAAAGTCTTCAGCTTAAGACATCTCAAAAGAATATCAACAATGAAGATAGCCTGTACAACCTTTGTGCTCCTCATCCTAACGCtccagtgtttggctttagATG ATTCACCATTTAAACTAACGAACAAAGACACTGGTTTTTGTTTGGTTAAAAGACATGACTTCTGCTATGACATACGCTGGACAACTGGGGACAGACTTCTGGTTCACTGGCTCAATAAGTGCCTGGGAGTCCAAGGGAAAACTGTGGGTAGTGAAGTAAGCCTTTACGACTGTGACGAAAAGAGCGACCTCCAAAAGTGGGAATGCAAGAATGGAACAGTGCTCGCCCTCAAAGACCAGAAGCTCTACATTGAGCTCACTGCAGATAACACAGCAGTTCTCTCCAAAACAATAGGACCCAATAACCACCTCACAATTCCAGGGACGTCCAGCGGTGCTTGTACAAGAACATATAGAG AACTTTACACCATTGGGGGAAATGCAAATGGTAGGGTCTGCATGTTTCCCTTTCTGTACAAAGACCAGTGGTACACAGAATGCACAGTGTACGACTCCTCAGGAAACCAACCTTGGTGTGCAGTTCAAACTAAATTTGAAAATCAACTCTGGGGCTTCTGCCCGACTAACA CTAGAGAAAACTGGCACAAACACATAACAACAGGAGCGTATTACCAGCTCAACACACAAGCAGCTCTGACTTGGGCCCAGGCTGACGCCAGCTGCAAACAGCAGGTGGCCTCCCTGCTCAGTATCACCGATCCTCACGAGCAGGCTTACATCACAG CGCTACTAGGAACAGGGGGCAATAAGCTTTGGACTGGGCTGAGCAAGAACCAAGAACATGGCTGGCACTGGTCCAGTGGGAAGCCTTACCGTTATCTGAACTGGGACTCAG GAAACCCACTGCCTTCTCCGGGACACAACTGTGCAATTGTTGATAGTGAGGTACAGTACTCCTGGCAAAGTTCAACGTGCGAAAAGAAACGGGGGTACATCTGCTACAGTGAGGGAACTGTGACTACTCCTACTCAAG CTACCGAGACAGGATTTTGTTCAAGCCCGTGGATTCCCTACAATGGCCACTGCTTCCACCTTCATCGTGATCAGCAAACATGGTCTAATGCTCAGAAAGCGTGTCGCAAAGAAGAAGGGGACCTAGTGAGCATCCACAACGTGGAGGACCAAAGCTTTGTCATCTCTCAACTTGGCTATG CATCCACGGATGAACTTTGGATTGGACTGAATGACAGGAAGACAGAGCGTCTATTTGACTGGAGTGACCACTCTACTGTCAGCTTCACCAGCTGGGAATCTGGAAAACCTGCTATCTTTACTGAAAACGAAGACTGTGTTCTCATCAGGGGAGAG AATGGGAACTGGGCTGACCGCGCATGCAACGAGAAACATGGTTTCATTTGTATGAAGACGAGTGCCTCTGAACCCCCTGGAGATGAAGTGGACCTGAATATTGGCTGCAAAACC GGGTGGAAAAAACATGGCTCCTATTGCTACTTTGTAGGAACACAGACAAAGACGTTTGATGAAGCCAAGGATGACTGCAAGGCCTCAGATTCCTACTTAGCTGATGTGTCAAATGG GGTGGATAATGCCTTCCTTGTTAGCTTGGTGGGGATGAGACCAGAGAAATACTTCTGGCTAGGCCTCTCAAACCAGAGACACATTGATTATTTTTCATGGACCAACACAGAGTCAGTGAGGTTTACTCACTGGAACACTGGAATGCCAG GTCAGCAACAGGGctgtgttgccatgacaactgGAGTTTTTGCTGGCCTCTGGGATGTGCTGCCCTGCACCAATAAGGAGAAATACATCTGCAAACACCTGGCAGAGGGGACAGTTGCAACCCATGTACCAGCAACGGTTCCTCCTCCCAAGTGTGCCGACGGCTGGAATCAAATACCAACAAGAAACTTCTGCTATAAG CTTTTTCCAGAATCAAGTTCGGACTGGAAGACCTGGTATGAGGCCAGAGATTACTGCAACGCCATCGGAGGAGACCTGCTCAGCATCCACAGCAGATTTGAGCTAATGGTTGGAAATCG GTATGATGGAAATGCGTGGATTGGACTTAATGCCCCTGACCCAGCCACCGGTTATGTATGGAGCGATAGATCCCCG GTAAACTTCCAACACTGGAAAGAAGGAGagccaaacaataaaaacaatgtggAAGCTTGTGCTGAATTCAGTCTATATGAGCAAACTTGGAGCGGGTCCTGGAATGATGTACAGTGTGAGAAGTACAATAAATGGCTGTGTCAGATCCGTGCAG GAGCAACTCCGAAGCCACCTCCAGAGCCTGTCACTCCTG aCCACAATATGACAGCAGATGGGTGGCTAGAACTAAATGGGACTCAGTATTATATTAACAGCAAGGGAATGGCCATGGAAGATGCTCGCCAATTCTGCAAACAGAAGCATGGTGACCTGGTATCTATTGGCAGTGAATCTGAGAGTGTCTTTTTATGGAAACAG ATATCCAGAACTTATAGTACTTACTGGATAGGCCTGAAGGTAGACCTAAATGGAGCATTTGC TTGGATGgatggttctcaaatggtgtatCAAAGATGGGATGAAGGTCAGCCTGATTTCAAGAATTATGATGAGCAGTGTGTTGCCATGCATTATCATAATG GATTCTGGCATGATTATAATTGTGGGCATGAGCACATGTCCATTTGTAAACGCAGCTCTGGCTCACCAACAACCAACGCCACTGTGGCACCCACAGAGGCCCCTGAAGGTGGCTGCCCACCcaactggaaaaaaatgaaatccaag TGTTACAGCCTCATTACCAATCAGAAATTAACATGGGATGCAGCGAGAAAACAATGCAAAACCATGGGTGGAAACTTGGCCTCTATTCCCTCAAGACACGTGGCAG TCTTTTTGACGACTCAAATGGTTGAAACACCCACAACAGACCTTTGGATTGGTTTTCGCAGTTCAGGTTCAACTGGATTTTATTGGACTGATGGGCAACCGAGGAGATATGTCAACTTGGACTTTAAA AGACGCTACAGTCTAGATTCTTTCTGGGGAAGACTGTGG AATTACAGAGATTATGAAAGATATTTTGAATTACtcaggagacaaagagag TTAAAGTGTGCTGTGATAAATACAAACCCTGCCCATGGCATTGGGACATGGATACCAAAGTCCTGCAATGACACCAATGGATTTGTCTGTCGTCGAAATGTTG ACTCATCTCTCCCAGACTCCCCTGAACCGACAACCTCTTTTGattatgtcaaaatattaaATGACTCTATCAAGGTTGTTAGTCAAAAAATGAACTGGGACGGAGCCATGAAGCACTGTGAAGGTGATGGTGCCAAACTGGCTAGTCTACGAAACAAGTGGACACAGACCTACGTTGAGCTGCTGGCTTTGACTCTCAAAGCCCCTTTGTGGATTGGACTGAACAAAGCAAAG ACCAATGGGTATTTCAGATATATTGATGGCTGGCACATGAGCATTTCTCAGTGGGGTGAAAATGAACCAAGCAGGAATCGATCTTGTGTCTACGTGGATGTGGATGGAAAATGGAAGACTAGTGACTGCATGCAGACCATGAATAGTGTTTGTATGAAGTCTACAG ATGTGCCACCGACAGACATCACTGATTTTCCTGGAATTTGCCCTGAAGACCCAGATGAAACAAACATAGACAGGATATACACCTGGCTACCATTTAAGGGTTACTGTTACATATTtttcacagaagaaaaaaattgGCCAGATGCAGCTGTAAGCTGTAGCAGACATG GTGGATTACTAGCCAGTATTGAAGATCCCTCTGAGCAAGAATTCATTAAGAACAATGCAAATATATTTAAAGACAGCTACAGAAACTTCTGGATCGGCCTGTTTAAAACTCTCAAAG GGGAGTGGTTGTGGTTGGACAGAACAGTCATGGACTACACTAACTGGGCTGAGGAGGAACCTGGTTTTCTCAGCCATGGAGACCTTAGTGCCTTGGATGGGACATGGGGTACAGGCTCTGAGCATTATCGTAGACCATACATCTGCAAAACACCCAAAG TATTACCACCAACACAGTTACCATCACCGCCAGGAC CTAAACATCATCAACGTGGTCACATAGCTTTGGCAGCTGTGCTGGTCGTCATGGGGCTTGCCATGGGGGTAATCGTTGCCTTCTTCATCTGCAAGAAGTTCAATCATCGTGTACCCATCCCTGATATGTTAACCACCTTTGACAACCCGCTCTTCTTCAACAATGAGCAGCCACCGCCTGATGTGGCTGACACCAGTATACTAGTTGAGAATGCAGAGGAAGACAACTCTGACCTTGTTGTAATTGAATCTGATAGGACACAGGCTCTATCAAGGGCTCATGGTTAG